A single Oncorhynchus mykiss isolate Arlee chromosome 24, USDA_OmykA_1.1, whole genome shotgun sequence DNA region contains:
- the LOC110503715 gene encoding coiled-coil domain-containing protein 9 isoform X2: protein MSTVVDLKTKEEKDAELDRRIEALRKKNEALVRRYQEIEEDKKKAEQEGIAVKTHPPRKSRPHDGPPEGDRWRTEKESFTVTVDLSKPAGEKRVINDWKQGPPRGRRDSEEGDGPRAQGESPPLRAGSGRLSRGGQRGGGPRQERREQRPDRLLADPRQAHDRPPREDRGPREDRGPPREDRGPPREDRGPPREDRGPREDRGPPREDRGPVMEGPGEGPGRSERAPRGGRRGRGGRGGREREEGGGPQGGDRKSKEWEEKRRQNIEKMNEEMEKIAEYERGQRPAEGDKPIRNFLDDPRRSGPVPDMDRKEGSRRHVRNWGGVDFDNVKTGSELEKEWTSRRPGGPKGSMDMTMSMTGRERAEYLRWKKEREEIDEERLARHRNATGQWRREWDAQKTDGLFKEDPAVAAEAMLPDQGGRRRARGRGSRTQPHGRASDEVKAPPKVPTFGDFLGQGRGPREGGRGERGRGRGQRQSYSMHDNRWEVEKEEDGEKEEDGEKEKEDKPKKEEKTRKEEAKPKAPSSQKMEEKSGDAEEDEDEWEDASDEEDEDMDGVDDSEGDDEGDEEGKDGLSPTKAPRSETTAGKPAATSPPPSTPPSAASPKEQRTPRPKVYIPSQQEAQDSPAGPKPLSPFSPLDGHQPVTDWGEEMEMQSPRSSMGENHLKPPSTEGSPAQVKVQEDNRNSSPSPTPSPSKPAEPEKERDTRTVVVTAAPPEETLIQEITSVSSSSSSSLELVSTPTDLPEKEETTTTPPAQETPATPTEDEEETPAATLTPVLVIDQSLSELATAPEMAPDTSEQSSSG, encoded by the exons GAAATAGAAGAGGACAAAAAGAAGGCGGAGCAAGAGGGGATTGCCGTGAAGACGCACCCACCCAGGAAGAGCCGCCCTCACGATGGCCCGccagagggagacagatggaggacagagaaagagagcttcACTGTCACCGTAGACCTCTCCAAACCTGCAGGG GAGAAACGGGTGATCAATGACTGGAAACAAGGGCCACCTCGAGGCAGGCGGGACTCTGAAGAGGGAGACGGCCCCAGAGCCCAAGGTGAAAGCCCTCCGCTGAGGGCCGGGTCCGGGCGGCTCAgcaggggtggacagagagggggaggaccacggcaggagaggagagagcaacgCCCTGACAGACTCCTAGCAGACCCACGCCAGGCCCATGACAGACCACCACGAGAGGACAGGGGTCCACGAGAGGACAGGGGTCCACCACGAGAGGACAGAGGTCCTCCACGAGAGGACAGAGGTCCTCCACGAGAGGACAGGGGTCCGCGAGAGGACAGGGGTCCTCCACGAGAGGACAGGGGTCCAGTCATGGAGGGGCCAGGAGAGGGGCCCGGCCGCAGTGAACGTGCTCCACGCGGAGgacggagaggaagaggaggccgaGGAGGACgagaaagagaagaaggaggaggaccaCAGGGTGGTGACAGGAAGTCTAAG GAGTGGGAGGAGAAAAGGAGGCAGAACATTGAGAAGATGAACGAGGAGATGGAGAAGATTGCAGAGTATGAAAGAGGACAAAGG CCTGCCGAGGGAGACAAGCCCATCCGTAACTTCCTGGATGACCCGCGGCGCTCCGGCCCAGTCCCGGACATGGACCGCAAGGAGGGCAGCCGCCGACATGTCCGAAACTGGGGTGGAGTAGATTTTGACAATGTGAAGACGGGATCTGAGCTGGAGAAGGAGTGGACA agTCGGAGACCAGGAGGCCCTAAGGGCTCCATGGATATGACCATGTCTATGACGGGCCGGGAGCGTGCCGAGTACCTCCGCTGGAAGAAGGAGCGTGAGGAGATTGACGAGGAGCGTCTGGCCAGGCACAGGAACGCCACGGGCCAGTGGAGACGGGAATGGGATGCCCAGAAGACTGACGGCTT GTTTAAGGAGGACCCAGCTGTGGCTGCAGAGGCCATGCTGCCAGACCAGGGAGGCAGAAGGAGAG CCAGGGGGCGTGGCTCCCGCACGCAGCCTCACGGCAGGGCCTCAG ACGAGGTGAAGGCGCCTCCCAAGGTGCCCACGTTCGGAGACTTCCTGGGGCAGGGTAGAGGACCCAGGGAGGGGGGCCGTGGAGAGCGGGGGAGGGGacgaggacagagacagagctacag CATGCACGATAACCGctgggaggtggagaaggaggaggacggggagaaggaggaggacggggagaaagagaaggaagacaAACCcaagaaggaggagaagactcGGAAGGAGGAAGCGAAGCCCAAAGCTCCCTCATCACAAAAG ATGGAGGAGAAGAGTGGTGAcgcagaggaggatgaggatgagtgGGAGGATGCCAGCGACGAAGAGGACGAGGATATGGACGGGGTTGATGACTCGGAGGGAGACGATGAGGGGGATGAGGAAGGGAAAGACGGACTGTCCCCGACGAAGGCACCTCGCTCAGAAACCACAGCAGGGAAGCCCGCCGccacctcacctcctccctccactcccccctccGCAGCCAGTCCTAAAGAGCAGCGCACCCCGAGGCCCAAGGTCTACATCCCCTCCCAACAGGAGGCTCAGGACTCCCCCGCTGGCCCCAAGCCCCTCAGCCCCTTCTCTCCCCTGGACGGCCACCAGCCTGTCACAGACtggggggaggagatggagatgcAGTCCCCCCGGAGCAGTATGGGGGAGAACCACCTGAAACCGCCTAGCACTGAGGGAAGCCCTGCCCAGGTTAAGGTCCAAGAAGACAACCGcaactccagccccagcccaACCCCCAGTCCCAGCAAGCCAGCAGAgccagagaaggagagggacacacggacag TTGTGGTCACTGCTGCTCCACCGGAGGAGACTCTGATCCAGGAAATAACTtctgtatcatcatcatcatcatcatcattagagcttgtctctacccccactgacCTCCCAGAGAAAGAGGAGACTACAACCACTCCACCAGCCCAAGAGACACCTGCTACCCCCACAGAGG ATGAGGAGGAGACCCCTGCCGCCACTCTTACCCCTGTCCTGGTGATTGACCAGAGCCTGTCTGAGCTGGCCACTGCCCCAGAGATGGCCCCAGACACCTCGGAACAGTCGTCTTCAG
- the LOC110503715 gene encoding coiled-coil domain-containing protein 9 isoform X3 → MSTVVDLKTKEEKDAELDRRIEALRKKNEALVRRYQEIEEDKKKAEQEGIAVKTHPPRKSRPHDGPPEGDRWRTEKESFTVTVDLSKPAGEKRVINDWKQGPPRGRRDSEEGDGPRAQGESPPLRAGSGRLSRGGQRGGGPRQERREQRPDRLLADPRQAHDRPPREDRGPREDRGPPREDRGPPREDRGPPREDRGPREDRGPPREDRGPVMEGPGEGPGRSERAPRGGRRGRGGRGGREREEGGGPQGGDRKSKEWEEKRRQNIEKMNEEMEKIAEYERGQRPAEGDKPIRNFLDDPRRSGPVPDMDRKEGSRRHVRNWGGVDFDNVKTGSELEKEWTSRRPGGPKGSMDMTMSMTGRERAEYLRWKKEREEIDEERLARHRNATGQWRREWDAQKTDGLFKEDPAVAAEAMLPDQGGRRRDEVKAPPKVPTFGDFLGQGRGPREGGRGERGRGRGQRQSYSMHDNRWEVEKEEDGEKEEDGEKEKEDKPKKEEKTRKEEAKPKAPSSQKMEEKSGDAEEDEDEWEDASDEEDEDMDGVDDSEGDDEGDEEGKDGLSPTKAPRSETTAGKPAATSPPPSTPPSAASPKEQRTPRPKVYIPSQQEAQDSPAGPKPLSPFSPLDGHQPVTDWGEEMEMQSPRSSMGENHLKPPSTEGSPAQVKVQEDNRNSSPSPTPSPSKPAEPEKERDTRTVVVTAAPPEETLIQEITSVSSSSSSSLELVSTPTDLPEKEETTTTPPAQETPATPTEDEEETPAATLTPVLVIDQSLSELATAPEMAPDTSEQSSSGYCTHLTP, encoded by the exons GAAATAGAAGAGGACAAAAAGAAGGCGGAGCAAGAGGGGATTGCCGTGAAGACGCACCCACCCAGGAAGAGCCGCCCTCACGATGGCCCGccagagggagacagatggaggacagagaaagagagcttcACTGTCACCGTAGACCTCTCCAAACCTGCAGGG GAGAAACGGGTGATCAATGACTGGAAACAAGGGCCACCTCGAGGCAGGCGGGACTCTGAAGAGGGAGACGGCCCCAGAGCCCAAGGTGAAAGCCCTCCGCTGAGGGCCGGGTCCGGGCGGCTCAgcaggggtggacagagagggggaggaccacggcaggagaggagagagcaacgCCCTGACAGACTCCTAGCAGACCCACGCCAGGCCCATGACAGACCACCACGAGAGGACAGGGGTCCACGAGAGGACAGGGGTCCACCACGAGAGGACAGAGGTCCTCCACGAGAGGACAGAGGTCCTCCACGAGAGGACAGGGGTCCGCGAGAGGACAGGGGTCCTCCACGAGAGGACAGGGGTCCAGTCATGGAGGGGCCAGGAGAGGGGCCCGGCCGCAGTGAACGTGCTCCACGCGGAGgacggagaggaagaggaggccgaGGAGGACgagaaagagaagaaggaggaggaccaCAGGGTGGTGACAGGAAGTCTAAG GAGTGGGAGGAGAAAAGGAGGCAGAACATTGAGAAGATGAACGAGGAGATGGAGAAGATTGCAGAGTATGAAAGAGGACAAAGG CCTGCCGAGGGAGACAAGCCCATCCGTAACTTCCTGGATGACCCGCGGCGCTCCGGCCCAGTCCCGGACATGGACCGCAAGGAGGGCAGCCGCCGACATGTCCGAAACTGGGGTGGAGTAGATTTTGACAATGTGAAGACGGGATCTGAGCTGGAGAAGGAGTGGACA agTCGGAGACCAGGAGGCCCTAAGGGCTCCATGGATATGACCATGTCTATGACGGGCCGGGAGCGTGCCGAGTACCTCCGCTGGAAGAAGGAGCGTGAGGAGATTGACGAGGAGCGTCTGGCCAGGCACAGGAACGCCACGGGCCAGTGGAGACGGGAATGGGATGCCCAGAAGACTGACGGCTT GTTTAAGGAGGACCCAGCTGTGGCTGCAGAGGCCATGCTGCCAGACCAGGGAGGCAGAAGGAGAG ACGAGGTGAAGGCGCCTCCCAAGGTGCCCACGTTCGGAGACTTCCTGGGGCAGGGTAGAGGACCCAGGGAGGGGGGCCGTGGAGAGCGGGGGAGGGGacgaggacagagacagagctacag CATGCACGATAACCGctgggaggtggagaaggaggaggacggggagaaggaggaggacggggagaaagagaaggaagacaAACCcaagaaggaggagaagactcGGAAGGAGGAAGCGAAGCCCAAAGCTCCCTCATCACAAAAG ATGGAGGAGAAGAGTGGTGAcgcagaggaggatgaggatgagtgGGAGGATGCCAGCGACGAAGAGGACGAGGATATGGACGGGGTTGATGACTCGGAGGGAGACGATGAGGGGGATGAGGAAGGGAAAGACGGACTGTCCCCGACGAAGGCACCTCGCTCAGAAACCACAGCAGGGAAGCCCGCCGccacctcacctcctccctccactcccccctccGCAGCCAGTCCTAAAGAGCAGCGCACCCCGAGGCCCAAGGTCTACATCCCCTCCCAACAGGAGGCTCAGGACTCCCCCGCTGGCCCCAAGCCCCTCAGCCCCTTCTCTCCCCTGGACGGCCACCAGCCTGTCACAGACtggggggaggagatggagatgcAGTCCCCCCGGAGCAGTATGGGGGAGAACCACCTGAAACCGCCTAGCACTGAGGGAAGCCCTGCCCAGGTTAAGGTCCAAGAAGACAACCGcaactccagccccagcccaACCCCCAGTCCCAGCAAGCCAGCAGAgccagagaaggagagggacacacggacag TTGTGGTCACTGCTGCTCCACCGGAGGAGACTCTGATCCAGGAAATAACTtctgtatcatcatcatcatcatcatcattagagcttgtctctacccccactgacCTCCCAGAGAAAGAGGAGACTACAACCACTCCACCAGCCCAAGAGACACCTGCTACCCCCACAGAGG ATGAGGAGGAGACCCCTGCCGCCACTCTTACCCCTGTCCTGGTGATTGACCAGAGCCTGTCTGAGCTGGCCACTGCCCCAGAGATGGCCCCAGACACCTCGGAACAGTCGTCTTCAG
- the LOC110503715 gene encoding coiled-coil domain-containing protein 9 isoform X1, with amino-acid sequence MSTVVDLKTKEEKDAELDRRIEALRKKNEALVRRYQEIEEDKKKAEQEGIAVKTHPPRKSRPHDGPPEGDRWRTEKESFTVTVDLSKPAGEKRVINDWKQGPPRGRRDSEEGDGPRAQGESPPLRAGSGRLSRGGQRGGGPRQERREQRPDRLLADPRQAHDRPPREDRGPREDRGPPREDRGPPREDRGPPREDRGPREDRGPPREDRGPVMEGPGEGPGRSERAPRGGRRGRGGRGGREREEGGGPQGGDRKSKEWEEKRRQNIEKMNEEMEKIAEYERGQRPAEGDKPIRNFLDDPRRSGPVPDMDRKEGSRRHVRNWGGVDFDNVKTGSELEKEWTSRRPGGPKGSMDMTMSMTGRERAEYLRWKKEREEIDEERLARHRNATGQWRREWDAQKTDGLFKEDPAVAAEAMLPDQGGRRRARGRGSRTQPHGRASDEVKAPPKVPTFGDFLGQGRGPREGGRGERGRGRGQRQSYSMHDNRWEVEKEEDGEKEEDGEKEKEDKPKKEEKTRKEEAKPKAPSSQKMEEKSGDAEEDEDEWEDASDEEDEDMDGVDDSEGDDEGDEEGKDGLSPTKAPRSETTAGKPAATSPPPSTPPSAASPKEQRTPRPKVYIPSQQEAQDSPAGPKPLSPFSPLDGHQPVTDWGEEMEMQSPRSSMGENHLKPPSTEGSPAQVKVQEDNRNSSPSPTPSPSKPAEPEKERDTRTVVVTAAPPEETLIQEITSVSSSSSSSLELVSTPTDLPEKEETTTTPPAQETPATPTEDEEETPAATLTPVLVIDQSLSELATAPEMAPDTSEQSSSGYCTHLTP; translated from the exons GAAATAGAAGAGGACAAAAAGAAGGCGGAGCAAGAGGGGATTGCCGTGAAGACGCACCCACCCAGGAAGAGCCGCCCTCACGATGGCCCGccagagggagacagatggaggacagagaaagagagcttcACTGTCACCGTAGACCTCTCCAAACCTGCAGGG GAGAAACGGGTGATCAATGACTGGAAACAAGGGCCACCTCGAGGCAGGCGGGACTCTGAAGAGGGAGACGGCCCCAGAGCCCAAGGTGAAAGCCCTCCGCTGAGGGCCGGGTCCGGGCGGCTCAgcaggggtggacagagagggggaggaccacggcaggagaggagagagcaacgCCCTGACAGACTCCTAGCAGACCCACGCCAGGCCCATGACAGACCACCACGAGAGGACAGGGGTCCACGAGAGGACAGGGGTCCACCACGAGAGGACAGAGGTCCTCCACGAGAGGACAGAGGTCCTCCACGAGAGGACAGGGGTCCGCGAGAGGACAGGGGTCCTCCACGAGAGGACAGGGGTCCAGTCATGGAGGGGCCAGGAGAGGGGCCCGGCCGCAGTGAACGTGCTCCACGCGGAGgacggagaggaagaggaggccgaGGAGGACgagaaagagaagaaggaggaggaccaCAGGGTGGTGACAGGAAGTCTAAG GAGTGGGAGGAGAAAAGGAGGCAGAACATTGAGAAGATGAACGAGGAGATGGAGAAGATTGCAGAGTATGAAAGAGGACAAAGG CCTGCCGAGGGAGACAAGCCCATCCGTAACTTCCTGGATGACCCGCGGCGCTCCGGCCCAGTCCCGGACATGGACCGCAAGGAGGGCAGCCGCCGACATGTCCGAAACTGGGGTGGAGTAGATTTTGACAATGTGAAGACGGGATCTGAGCTGGAGAAGGAGTGGACA agTCGGAGACCAGGAGGCCCTAAGGGCTCCATGGATATGACCATGTCTATGACGGGCCGGGAGCGTGCCGAGTACCTCCGCTGGAAGAAGGAGCGTGAGGAGATTGACGAGGAGCGTCTGGCCAGGCACAGGAACGCCACGGGCCAGTGGAGACGGGAATGGGATGCCCAGAAGACTGACGGCTT GTTTAAGGAGGACCCAGCTGTGGCTGCAGAGGCCATGCTGCCAGACCAGGGAGGCAGAAGGAGAG CCAGGGGGCGTGGCTCCCGCACGCAGCCTCACGGCAGGGCCTCAG ACGAGGTGAAGGCGCCTCCCAAGGTGCCCACGTTCGGAGACTTCCTGGGGCAGGGTAGAGGACCCAGGGAGGGGGGCCGTGGAGAGCGGGGGAGGGGacgaggacagagacagagctacag CATGCACGATAACCGctgggaggtggagaaggaggaggacggggagaaggaggaggacggggagaaagagaaggaagacaAACCcaagaaggaggagaagactcGGAAGGAGGAAGCGAAGCCCAAAGCTCCCTCATCACAAAAG ATGGAGGAGAAGAGTGGTGAcgcagaggaggatgaggatgagtgGGAGGATGCCAGCGACGAAGAGGACGAGGATATGGACGGGGTTGATGACTCGGAGGGAGACGATGAGGGGGATGAGGAAGGGAAAGACGGACTGTCCCCGACGAAGGCACCTCGCTCAGAAACCACAGCAGGGAAGCCCGCCGccacctcacctcctccctccactcccccctccGCAGCCAGTCCTAAAGAGCAGCGCACCCCGAGGCCCAAGGTCTACATCCCCTCCCAACAGGAGGCTCAGGACTCCCCCGCTGGCCCCAAGCCCCTCAGCCCCTTCTCTCCCCTGGACGGCCACCAGCCTGTCACAGACtggggggaggagatggagatgcAGTCCCCCCGGAGCAGTATGGGGGAGAACCACCTGAAACCGCCTAGCACTGAGGGAAGCCCTGCCCAGGTTAAGGTCCAAGAAGACAACCGcaactccagccccagcccaACCCCCAGTCCCAGCAAGCCAGCAGAgccagagaaggagagggacacacggacag TTGTGGTCACTGCTGCTCCACCGGAGGAGACTCTGATCCAGGAAATAACTtctgtatcatcatcatcatcatcatcattagagcttgtctctacccccactgacCTCCCAGAGAAAGAGGAGACTACAACCACTCCACCAGCCCAAGAGACACCTGCTACCCCCACAGAGG ATGAGGAGGAGACCCCTGCCGCCACTCTTACCCCTGTCCTGGTGATTGACCAGAGCCTGTCTGAGCTGGCCACTGCCCCAGAGATGGCCCCAGACACCTCGGAACAGTCGTCTTCAG